Proteins from a single region of Haloplanus sp. GDY1:
- a CDS encoding UxaA family hydrolase, which translates to MGETFSGFRRTDGRIGVRNHVAIIPTSVSVSSIASKVADEAGEWARATPHQMGTSQPDRTREQTRRTLAGIGRNPNVGGALVVELGTEDIDAEGLADDIARVDTPVSTLTVREVGGTRAALDEGVSLATALYDEAKEARREEADVSELVFGVECGGSDATSGIAANPAVGHACDRLVEAGGTASFSETPEFIGAEHTLAERCTDEETRRRLLDRVDQRESQAELMGVDLRGAQPTPGNKEGGLTTIEEKSLGAIVKGGTTPVEGMVDYAERLPTGAGLVLMDTPGYDVESVVGKVAGGAQVVAFTTGRGSTTGNPIAPVIKVTGNPKTWEKMSSNIDVNASTVVDGRPISEAGDRVYETLVAVANGRRTAAEQRRLEEFAINEIQPNELASAEVDV; encoded by the coding sequence GATCATCCCGACGTCCGTCTCGGTCAGTTCCATCGCGAGCAAGGTGGCCGACGAGGCGGGCGAGTGGGCGCGCGCGACACCCCACCAGATGGGGACGTCCCAGCCCGACCGGACCCGGGAGCAGACCCGGCGAACCCTGGCTGGGATCGGACGGAACCCGAACGTCGGCGGTGCGCTCGTCGTCGAACTCGGCACCGAGGACATCGACGCCGAGGGGCTGGCCGACGACATCGCGCGGGTCGACACCCCGGTCAGCACGCTCACCGTCCGCGAGGTCGGCGGGACGCGGGCGGCGCTCGACGAGGGCGTGAGCCTCGCGACGGCCCTCTACGACGAGGCGAAGGAGGCCCGCCGCGAGGAGGCGGACGTGAGCGAACTCGTCTTCGGCGTCGAGTGCGGGGGGAGCGACGCGACCAGCGGCATCGCGGCGAACCCGGCGGTCGGCCACGCCTGTGATCGCCTCGTCGAGGCCGGCGGGACGGCCTCGTTCAGCGAGACGCCGGAGTTCATCGGCGCCGAACACACGCTGGCCGAGCGCTGCACCGACGAGGAGACGCGCCGCCGACTGCTCGACCGGGTCGACCAGCGGGAGAGTCAGGCCGAACTCATGGGCGTCGACCTGCGGGGGGCCCAGCCCACGCCCGGCAACAAGGAGGGCGGCCTCACGACCATCGAGGAGAAGAGCCTCGGCGCCATCGTGAAGGGCGGCACCACCCCCGTCGAGGGGATGGTCGACTACGCCGAGCGCCTCCCGACGGGCGCCGGCCTCGTCCTGATGGACACGCCGGGGTACGACGTCGAGAGCGTGGTGGGGAAGGTGGCCGGCGGCGCACAGGTCGTCGCCTTCACCACCGGCCGCGGCAGCACGACCGGCAACCCCATCGCGCCCGTCATCAAGGTGACCGGCAACCCGAAGACCTGGGAGAAGATGTCGAGCAACATCGACGTGAACGCCAGCACCGTCGTCGACGGGCGGCCGATTTCGGAGGCCGGCGACCGCGTCTACGAGACGCTCGTCGCGGTGGCGAACGGCCGACGGACGGCCGCCGAGCAGCGACGCCTCGAGGAGTTCGCGATCAACGAGATCCAGCCCAACGAACTCGCGTCCGCGGAGGTGGACGTATGA
- a CDS encoding UxaA family hydrolase codes for MKGESIDGVVLRMDDGDDVATALEDLSAGRELTVDGDTITLAEDVPFGHKVALRSVEAGAEIHKYGEVIGAASRPIEPGEWVHTHNCESTRGRGDKAAAEGSA; via the coding sequence ATGAAAGGCGAGAGCATCGACGGCGTCGTCCTGCGGATGGACGACGGCGACGACGTCGCGACGGCCCTCGAGGACCTCTCGGCCGGCCGGGAACTGACGGTCGACGGCGACACGATCACGCTCGCGGAGGACGTCCCGTTCGGCCACAAGGTCGCCCTCCGGTCCGTGGAGGCCGGGGCCGAGATCCACAAGTACGGCGAGGTGATCGGTGCCGCGAGTCGGCCCATCGAGCCCGGCGAGTGGGTCCACACGCACAACTGCGAGAGCACGCGCGGGCGTGGCGACAAGGCGGCCGCGGAGGGATCGGCGTGA
- a CDS encoding UxaA family hydrolase, whose amino-acid sequence MSDAASPGTAAVVRDDGAVGVRNRVLVLPSVICSHVVAERIADRVPGAVATPHDHGCAQLGADIDQTKRTFCSLATNPNVAGTLVVGLGCEGVQSDDVAAELDDRGVPVREVAIQDVGGTDECIDTGATLARELVEGGSSTPSAGVSPADLTVGVVVGAPRESNTEVAEPVVGEFVDELVDAGGRAILAGVERFVAHPDEARARATPAAAEGMATTLERHRDRPAKVRRLQRMADDTPFDALTGAIADRPVEEVVEYGAEATLSEGVALLDSPSEFAEAATGLVAAGAQLIVHVTADGVTTGHPLAPVVKVSGDGTTVEALPEDIDVDARSTGGAALHDRVLAVAEGERCRAEEHGVTEFAITRVGPSM is encoded by the coding sequence GTGAGCGACGCCGCGTCCCCCGGAACCGCGGCCGTCGTCCGCGACGACGGGGCGGTCGGCGTCCGCAACCGAGTGCTCGTCCTCCCGTCGGTGATCTGCTCGCACGTCGTCGCCGAGCGCATCGCCGATCGGGTGCCGGGGGCCGTCGCCACGCCCCACGACCACGGCTGCGCACAGCTCGGGGCCGACATCGACCAGACAAAGCGGACCTTCTGCAGCCTCGCGACGAACCCGAACGTCGCGGGCACGCTCGTCGTGGGACTCGGGTGCGAGGGCGTCCAGAGCGACGACGTGGCCGCGGAACTGGACGACCGCGGGGTGCCGGTCCGCGAGGTGGCGATCCAGGACGTCGGCGGCACCGACGAGTGTATCGACACCGGGGCGACGCTGGCGCGCGAACTCGTCGAGGGGGGGTCGTCGACGCCCTCGGCGGGCGTCTCCCCCGCCGACCTCACCGTCGGCGTCGTCGTGGGCGCGCCACGGGAGTCGAACACCGAGGTCGCCGAACCGGTCGTGGGCGAGTTCGTCGACGAACTCGTCGACGCCGGCGGGCGGGCGATCCTCGCGGGCGTCGAGCGGTTCGTCGCCCACCCGGACGAGGCGCGGGCGCGGGCGACCCCCGCGGCGGCGGAGGGGATGGCGACGACCCTGGAGCGACACCGCGACCGCCCGGCGAAGGTGCGGCGGCTACAGCGGATGGCCGACGACACCCCCTTCGACGCGCTGACCGGCGCCATCGCCGACCGGCCGGTCGAGGAGGTCGTCGAGTACGGCGCCGAGGCGACCCTCTCGGAGGGGGTCGCGCTGCTCGACTCGCCGTCGGAGTTCGCCGAGGCGGCGACGGGGCTCGTCGCCGCCGGGGCGCAACTGATCGTCCACGTCACCGCCGACGGCGTGACGACGGGTCACCCGCTGGCGCCCGTCGTCAAGGTGAGCGGCGACGGGACGACCGTCGAGGCGCTGCCCGAGGACATCGACGTCGACGCGCGGTCGACCGGCGGCGCGGCCCTCCACGACCGCGTGCTGGCCGTGGCCGAGGGGGAGCGCTGCCGCGCCGAGGAACACGGCGTGACGGAGTTCGCGATCACCCGCGTCGGCCCGTCGATGTAG